The sequence TGCCAAAGCCGGATTGTTTGCTGCTCCACACTGGTTGCGTAACACAGTCGGAATTTGCTGCTGTCGCCAAAAAGCCACCACGGGAATGCTCTCAGTACTAAGCGCAGCTGGCAAATAGGGTGTCAGACCAGGGCAGAAGGGTGGGCTATCAACCCCCAACGCTCCCTGACCCTGTAGGCATTCTCCGGTGTAAACGTAGATTGCCTCCCGCATTTCGTTGCTCATGTAGTCCATCGCTCTCTGAAGCTCTCGCTGAGTTTCGTTGCGCGATGCCTCACGCTGGTCAGATCCCATTAGCTCGATCACCATATACAGCAGACCTGTGATAATTCCAGCTGCAATAATGGTGACGATTAACAATTCAATTAAGGTGAAGCCTTGAGGGCGGTTGCGACGACTGAAATTCCAAAGCCATTTCAGTTGAAAGGTGGGAGATGTTTTAGCCATTACGGTTGACCCCATTCCAGTAGTTAAGGGTAGGTAATACGCAATCTATCGACAGTTAGCCTGTCCCTGGTTTCTGTGAATCTGACAAAGATTGAAGCTCTGATCGCTCCAATTCATTCGTGAGTAAAGCACAGCCAGAGGGCGACGACGTTGGCTGCCCTGACCACTGGTCAGCCGTAGAGATGCTTGTTGGGTTTCCAGAGAACCCAAGTTGTTTTGTGCCAGGAAGGAGTACACTCTCACGCCCACGACAAAGTCAGTCCGACGTTGCAGAGCCGCAGGGTTATTGGTCGGGTCTTCAGATGCCGGAAGCGATCCATCGGTACGGAACACTTGCATCAGGAAATCAAACTGACAATCCCCATCTACGTCAACTCGCAGAGCCGATGTCGCAGGAATTTGTTCATCGTTGTAGGTGTTACAAGATGAATTAATCGATCTGAGCTGGTTAGAAAGCCCACTTGGTGCAGCCGGATTGGTTGCTGTACCGACTGCTGCTGGAAGCCGACCGGGTGTATTTTGCCCCTGAGACACCAGGACTCGCAGGCGATCGATCTCCCCTTGTGCGAGTTGTAGGGCTTGCTCAGCCCGACGGTTTTGTACCCGTGTCGCCGTTGCAATAAACAGCGGTGGGGTAATTAGAGCGGCTGTTAGCATGATGACGGCGATCGCCATCAAACATTCCAGCAGACTCAACCCGTCCTCAGAAGAAGACCGTCCACGCCGTGCTGCTAGTAGTAGACCCAGGATACTCAGTGATTGGTTTGGAGAAGAACGACGTACTGCCATGATGTGCTTCCTCATCGGCTTGCCAGTTTAGTAAGGGGAGGGGTTTCCCAAACAGCAGTTAAAGGAAACCCCACTGCGTTTCATTCACGGTTAGGGAGGACAGTTGCCACCTGCCGCGAGACAGAGGTTGCGAATGTACGGATCATTAGCCGGAGGCTCTGTATAGAACTCATCCCGAACGGACTTCGAGGTCACAAACCGTTGGGCGATCGGACCAGCAGGAGCGTACTGCAAGCCGACATCATAACCCCAACGACGGAGAGGCGGTGAGTAGTAGGGGATAACCTCAGCCGACTGAGCAGGAGCACCGACTTCAAAGGAGTCCTGGTCAAAGGGTGCCGTTGCGTGGTTGCTGAAGTTGAGCTGTAAGAATGATCCACCAATGTAAAGGGCCTGATTTCCCCAGTTCTCGATAAATCGAGGGAAGTTGTGCAATCCACCATAGGATTGGTTGGGGCGAGAGGGGGTTAGACCACTGATAATAATGGCGTTCACACGAGTATTCGCCACCCCTGGCATTAGCGGTTTACCACTTGTCATAGCAGCATAGCCCTGAGCATAATCAACCGCTGTGTTTGGAGTTGTCATCACCATCGGGTTGTTATCGCGAGTGAGGACATAGGGAGAGGTTCCCTCTTCAATCCGGATACGAGGGTTAGCCGTCAACGCATCCAGGCTCATACTATCAGCGGCGTTTGCTCGCAGCCAGGTCGTTCCAATGGTGTTCTGAGGAGGCAACGACAGAGGGCGGTTTTGGTTGAGATAAGACGTGAGAGTATGGCTGGAGGTACAACCATATTCCGCCATCTTGGTGGCACCAACGTTGTTATTGGTCATGGCGTTGCGATCAAAGGTGTCTTCGATACTGCCATCACAGAAGTTGTCTGAGATGATCGTAATCGCGTCTGCCAAGATCTCTGTTGGACGCCACTCATCGGTTGCTGGTCGGGAGAAAGAACCATCTAATGTGGTGCGATCGTAAAAGTTGGTGAAGTCGTCGGCAAGGGGTTGAGTAAACTCCTCGAGTCGAGCACCAGCACCATTTTGGTGCAAGTTGAAGTTGCCCTGGATATACACTGGGTTGTCCGAAACCAGCGACAGACCTCGACCTGCATCACCCGTACGCCCTAATCTCTCCCCACGCCGTAAACGGAATCCATGCGGACGACGATCGGGATCGGCATAGTAATCAACCGGTTTGGGGCTGATGGCATTGTCAGTGCTGATAGGTGGATCTGTGGATCTATACGCAGACCGACTTGACGATACTGACCCCGTATTCATTCGACAGGATGCATCAGTTTGCAGCGTTGTGTTGTTCCGACAAGATGCCCAGGACCCACCCGTCGGTCTGACAATCTCCATTTCTGACACCGCATCCTCACGGAAGGCATAGATAATGCCAGAACGAGGCAACAGGAAGTCGCCATTGTAAGTCGCACGGCGCATCAAATCCAGGTTCATGTCAAGCGTTCTAACGCTCATCATTTCCCGTCCGTTGAACAGTGCAGAATCCTTAAACGGAACTCTCGCGAAAATGGCACTTGTTCCTTGATAAGGAGTTGGTCGAGCTGCCAGAGCCGATCCAGATGTATTACGAAGACAGGGAGTTGAACAGATCTTGATTAGTGTGTCGCGGTTGTTGCTGGGCGTATCAAACGTACTTCCAACCACTTCGTTCGTTAACACCCAGGATGCTCGCTGGCGAGGCAACACTCTCACTAACTCTGGATCAATCACTTGATAGATTCTTCCAGTGTTAGTCAGGGTGATGTATGGATCCGTACTATCTTCAGAGTCACGGCTAACCTCAACCTCTTCCCCGTGTGACTCAAACCCTGAATAATCTGGCGTGAAATCAGTTACAGGATTGCTCGTCGCAAAGGGAATCAGGTCATCCTTCGCTGGGAACAAGGAATAGAGGATGGGATAACGTGGACGACCGGAACACAGGATTTGCAATGGTTCTGCGTTCACCGTACGGGTTGGTGTTGCACCTCCAGCCGGCAATGGCACCCCACCTCGATAGGACAAGCACCGCCCTAAAGGAGCCTGACCCACCGCAACACTGGCGGCGTTTGCTGTATTACCGGAACCAAAGAACCCAAAGCGGCGATCGCGAGCGACCTGTTCCTTCGTGATCAACAGCTGTGCCAGATAAATCTGAGCATTCAACTGGTCGATCTTGTTGAAGGGGCGGTTGTTTTGCGCCATCCAGTCTCGCCATTGCTCCAGGAAGCGGACAAAGACCTCTGGATTTTGAATCTGGTTTGGATCGATGTAACCATTACCCGTGATATCAGCCAGGGTGTTGGTAAAGAAGCTTTGAGGCGGGTCATCTACCGTGTCTACCCGCTGAGCACGCATGATTTGCCGAATCTTCCCACGCAAACCAACCCAATAATCAGGATCGCCTGGGTTATCACTGGGTAGAAGCGGATCACCAACCGCATAACCCAACAAGGTTTGTGGGAAATTAGGGTTACTGGCTGGATCGAGCGGATCAAAGTTTTCTAGATAATCAATGTTGAACGCCAACATCCCCATCATGCAACCCGCCGTGTGCAACGTTGTTTTATCCGCAGGGCTGAGGCTGTCATATCCATTAGTTGACACCAGGTCTAACACCCGCCGCAACATCGAGAAGTCGCCCCACATCGACATGGATGGGTAAGGATGGACGTTCCGATCTTGCACTGGAGTAAAGGATGGCGCACCACCCAACGGATCACCTGCAAACGTTGCTAAGTTGCGCAACGCTAACATGAGTGGGCTTCCTGCATTACGAAATGCAGCTTCATCCGGTGGAGCAAACTCCCAACCGTTCGTGCCACGACCTCTAAAGAAGTCTGTTTGAATGGGTACACCGCTATAACCAGGGAGTTGGTAAGCATTAGGCGTTTGTCCCATGTACAGCAGGTTTTCAAACGTCGCACTCTTTGCCAGTGTGGTCGAGGTACCTGGATGCGTGGTCATTGCTAAACAAGCAATGGGGAAGTCACGGTTGGCAGGTCCTGCTGCGGAATGATAAATAGCAGCAGCCTGCACAGCAGCCAGGTTATCCCACAAGGTCTGACGTTGACGGGCTTCGTTGCATTTACCGCTATTGTTCGGAGTACATCGCTCCCAGGGACGTAATGGTTCTCTGATGAGCGAGTTACTCTGACGCAAGCCACCCCAACCCATGGGATCACCTAGTTCCAGACGCTGTCCGACGATTACTCGCATCCCCTCACGACGAGCACGACGTTCCCAATATCCGTCTAAACCAATACTGGTATCATCCTGCCCTGCTTGCGGGTCGTTACCGATTAATTCTTGATCTCCAGCAATTTCTTCCCCGATCCGACCGGGAATCGGGTCACCCTTATAGCGAGGTTTAGGACCGTAGCGGTTATCAGCCCGGAACGAGTCGTCCACGTAGGGAGCAGGTTGTTGGCGGTTAACCAACCGTTCCTTCTTAACAAAATCGCGACCATCCCAGGCAGGTTCTCGATTGGCAGCAGGGTTAGCCACATTTCTTGCCGCAGAAATATCCTCGGTTTGCAACCGCACTGGGTCTAACGCATAGTCTGCTGGACCACCCCCACCGTTAACAACCGAGTCACTCGTAGAGCGGAACTCAACGGGAGCACCTGTCCGAATTGGGCGGCGTCCCTGACCATCATACAGATGGAAACTCACTGAATCGTTAGAGAACTGGTTGTTATTCGTTCTACCACTGAGGAACTGCCCCTCAAACGCAGGGATCTCATTGGCAGGGTCAGCACCGATTCTTGTTACGGTAATTTCCGAAGCATCTTTTGTGTAAAGACAGGACGAAGGTGAACTGATCATGTAGCCGGTGAATCCACTACCCGCAGCCGCGATCAAGTTACCTTCTGTATGCATTGCACCGTTCCAGTTAAAAACTGGACCGGGAAAAACTTCCAGGTCATTGCGGAACCAGGCTCCCCATTTGTTTCCTCGAATGACCTGACGATCCTGGTGAAACTCCAACGTCGATGCAGTGCCATTGGGGTTGTCGGGCAACACGTAGGCGTTAACCTGAAAATTTTTCCGCAGAAGTGAGGTGTTCGCATTATCGCGGAACCAACCCTGCTCAACGGGAGGCGCAGCTTGAGTATTTTGAAGTTGACAGGCTGCGTTTGCCTGACCCGCGTTACTCAACGGCCCGTGGCGCACCATCAAGCTATTGGCACGAGCTTGAACATCAGCATCGCTGGCTCTTTCAATCTCTGCCAAGGTTGGCGGCGTGCTAAACAGGATGGAGTAGACTACTGTGGCATCTTGAACCCCATCACCATTGGTATCTGCCCGAAAACGCCAAGCATTATCAGTTGTTGTATCTCCATTGGCACTGATACGCTGTTCGTCAGGGAAGGTATAGGGGTCGTATCCATCCGGCTGATACGTTGGTACAACTACGTTACCCGGTTGAACTGTACGACCGTCGTTGTACAACATTCCCAAGAGCTGACCTTCACTCGGAACCCCACCCGGAAAGCGAGTATCCTTCTGGCTGTCAAACAGATACTCTAACTTTGACTTAGCCCGGTCGATTGCGGGCGTCGCTGCGTTGTAGATCACCCGCTGTTGCCGCTGACCGACTGCCTGTACGGTACGAGTGTAGGTGCGATAGCCAATAGAGCCTACGGTGAGGGTAAGGACTAACAGCAACAGAACTGTCGTTGGGAGGACGAAGCCCGATTTGGTAAGGAGGGGTTGCCTACCGATTACCAGAAGGCTACGCAACAGCCAAAGGACAACCCCTTTGCTGAGAGATTTGGTGCTTGTATTGATTTGCTGAATCAGCTCTTGGACGGCTCTAGTTAGCTTGCGGGTTGACATAGCTGCCTTCCTATCAAAGTGGGAGTTGTGTGAGTTAAAACGTTACGCTCTTGGAAAAAAGTTTGAAATGTTGAGAAAACCCAACGACTTAAGACGATAAAAGTTTTATTTTGTTCGGAAATTTTTCCGACGGTCATTTAGAGTTCAACTTAGAAGTTCATCTAAGCTTTATTTAGGGGCGAAGCACGTTCTTATTGTCTTAACAACTCAGCGATCGCTCATCAACAGGGAAATTACGATCATCTATCAAAAACCGGTTTCCGTAAAAACTGGCAGATAGGATTGGATTGGTCAGATCGTCCAATTTAACCAGACTCAAAAGAAATCGTCTAGCCACATCTCAATGATCTACACCGTCATCAAAGAATATTCCAGCTTGCTGAGTCAACTATGCAGTTACCACAGCAAACACTAGATTCTTCAAGCAAATTTTTAGGATGAGATAGTAGATTCACTAGATGCGCCTCTGATGGAACGGTCTTTGACACACCACATCATGACTTCAGCTTCATAATAAGTCTGAATTGTTAAGAGTCTATGATGATGTGTTGAGGCTAGGCTACCCATCCAGTCTCAAAAAACGATCAGGGAATGAATAATTAATTAATTTTTTTTAAGAGAGTACGGGAGAAGCCAAGCATCTCATCATTCCTGGCGGATCTCACATTTCTTATCTACTCTCCTGACAAGGAGAGGGCAGAGCCACTCAATCCTATTGAAAACACTGAGTGCATATTAACGCGGAGGATGAGCGCACGTTAGCAAGTTTCGCAACCCCCACAAAATCTTCATTATTTTGTGAAGCGAGCGTAATCAAACATTCTCAAACATTAATTTAACGTCAGTTCGGTTTAAGAGCCCGGCGAATGAATTCGCGGCTATTAAAACTAAAGCCTCCTCTGCGGACTACCAGAAATCAGAGGGTTGCCCGACCGATGCAGGTCGGTTTTTGTCTTGATAGCAGCGGTTTCAGTCGCCAAAGCCTGATCCCCGAACTCACGTTCATCAAAAATTACAGTAACTGAAGGGTCATCTGGAACGGACTGTAGGCAGGGAATTCCTGCTAGCAAAACAGCCTCCACTCCTGCTGTTCTAACCGTCTCCACAGTCATAGCTTTGCTCAAAAGCTGATGGCAGAGGCAATAGCTCAAACTCTAATTCTAGGAGAGCTTGCTGACTCGCCTTTGCCCCATCGAATATGGCTACGGCTATACTAAAAAACTAAAATCCCCGAAATACAACAATTTCGGGGATCGGATGACCCATATTAATTATGGAGTGGAAAAATATAGCTAAAATCTAGAGAATTTAACCACCACTAGAGTTGGCTTACCCTAGAACTTGCTCAGATCAATGCCAGCTTCTTTTGCCATAGCTGCAAGACCTTTATGTTCCAGGGTCTTAATTGCTTTTGTAGATAACCGTAGCTTGACCCAACGCTTACCTTGTGCCCACCAAACTCGCTTTTCTTGCAGATTGGCTTCCTGAAGCTTCTTGTTACGACGGTGAGAGTGGGAGACGGCATAGGCATTGTTTGCCTGCTTGCCTGTTAACTGACACTTACGACTCATAGCAGTTCTATTAGTAGCGGTTTTACTTGGGTGGAATTCAGCAAGGCTTCCTATTATAGACCGTTTTTTGGGCAAATAACCCTTAACGTGAATTGTGTCTATCAAAAATCCTGAATTCCTGACAGGATGTAGCATTTGGATTCGTGGTGGGGGCGTTTCGTGAAACGCCCCTACGACATGAATTGTTAACTGGTGGTGAGGCGAGTCAAGACTTGATTTGATCGCTCCACAAATGCCTTCATGCTCTCGGCGTCAAACCCTTTTTGCGCCATCAATGCTAAGTCGTAGACATGCTGACAAATTAGCGTTGAAAGTTCGCTAGAGGGAGATTGCCCTTGGGGTTGGACGATACTGCCCTGGTTAAGGTTGAGCAAGTTTTGAATTAACGGATGATTGGTATTGACCACCAGTGTATGTTCTTCTGGAAACTCAACGGATTGTTGAGTCAGGAGAGCATTCATCTCACGCATCCGGCGCAACACCTCTGGCAACAACACCATAGCTGGAGGAGCACTTTCGCCTTCCGCTTTGAGGGCTTCCGTACGAATCGTGAGCTTGGGTTTGTTGAGTGCCTGTTCAAACAGTTCCTTCACCAACTCACTGCGAGTCTTATTGGTCTTGGGGTCAACAATTTCACTGGCTTGGTCTTTGTTGATCAGGTTTTCATCCAGTTCAGCATCGACCCGTAAGAATTTGACATCGGGATACTCGCGCTCCAAGAAGCTGACAAAGTGACTGTCAATAAAGGAGTCCATAAACAGCACTTC is a genomic window of Oscillatoria sp. FACHB-1407 containing:
- a CDS encoding type IV pilus modification PilV family protein gives rise to the protein MAVRRSSPNQSLSILGLLLAARRGRSSSEDGLSLLECLMAIAVIMLTAALITPPLFIATATRVQNRRAEQALQLAQGEIDRLRVLVSQGQNTPGRLPAAVGTATNPAAPSGLSNQLRSINSSCNTYNDEQIPATSALRVDVDGDCQFDFLMQVFRTDGSLPASEDPTNNPAALQRRTDFVVGVRVYSFLAQNNLGSLETQQASLRLTSGQGSQRRRPLAVLYSRMNWSDQSFNLCQIHRNQGQANCR
- the hpsA gene encoding hormogonium polysaccharide biosynthesis protein HpsA; this translates as MSTRKLTRAVQELIQQINTSTKSLSKGVVLWLLRSLLVIGRQPLLTKSGFVLPTTVLLLLVLTLTVGSIGYRTYTRTVQAVGQRQQRVIYNAATPAIDRAKSKLEYLFDSQKDTRFPGGVPSEGQLLGMLYNDGRTVQPGNVVVPTYQPDGYDPYTFPDEQRISANGDTTTDNAWRFRADTNGDGVQDATVVYSILFSTPPTLAEIERASDADVQARANSLMVRHGPLSNAGQANAACQLQNTQAAPPVEQGWFRDNANTSLLRKNFQVNAYVLPDNPNGTASTLEFHQDRQVIRGNKWGAWFRNDLEVFPGPVFNWNGAMHTEGNLIAAAGSGFTGYMISSPSSCLYTKDASEITVTRIGADPANEIPAFEGQFLSGRTNNNQFSNDSVSFHLYDGQGRRPIRTGAPVEFRSTSDSVVNGGGGPADYALDPVRLQTEDISAARNVANPAANREPAWDGRDFVKKERLVNRQQPAPYVDDSFRADNRYGPKPRYKGDPIPGRIGEEIAGDQELIGNDPQAGQDDTSIGLDGYWERRARREGMRVIVGQRLELGDPMGWGGLRQSNSLIREPLRPWERCTPNNSGKCNEARQRQTLWDNLAAVQAAAIYHSAAGPANRDFPIACLAMTTHPGTSTTLAKSATFENLLYMGQTPNAYQLPGYSGVPIQTDFFRGRGTNGWEFAPPDEAAFRNAGSPLMLALRNLATFAGDPLGGAPSFTPVQDRNVHPYPSMSMWGDFSMLRRVLDLVSTNGYDSLSPADKTTLHTAGCMMGMLAFNIDYLENFDPLDPASNPNFPQTLLGYAVGDPLLPSDNPGDPDYWVGLRGKIRQIMRAQRVDTVDDPPQSFFTNTLADITGNGYIDPNQIQNPEVFVRFLEQWRDWMAQNNRPFNKIDQLNAQIYLAQLLITKEQVARDRRFGFFGSGNTANAASVAVGQAPLGRCLSYRGGVPLPAGGATPTRTVNAEPLQILCSGRPRYPILYSLFPAKDDLIPFATSNPVTDFTPDYSGFESHGEEVEVSRDSEDSTDPYITLTNTGRIYQVIDPELVRVLPRQRASWVLTNEVVGSTFDTPSNNRDTLIKICSTPCLRNTSGSALAARPTPYQGTSAIFARVPFKDSALFNGREMMSVRTLDMNLDLMRRATYNGDFLLPRSGIIYAFREDAVSEMEIVRPTGGSWASCRNNTTLQTDASCRMNTGSVSSSRSAYRSTDPPISTDNAISPKPVDYYADPDRRPHGFRLRRGERLGRTGDAGRGLSLVSDNPVYIQGNFNLHQNGAGARLEEFTQPLADDFTNFYDRTTLDGSFSRPATDEWRPTEILADAITIISDNFCDGSIEDTFDRNAMTNNNVGATKMAEYGCTSSHTLTSYLNQNRPLSLPPQNTIGTTWLRANAADSMSLDALTANPRIRIEEGTSPYVLTRDNNPMVMTTPNTAVDYAQGYAAMTSGKPLMPGVANTRVNAIIISGLTPSRPNQSYGGLHNFPRFIENWGNQALYIGGSFLQLNFSNHATAPFDQDSFEVGAPAQSAEVIPYYSPPLRRWGYDVGLQYAPAGPIAQRFVTSKSVRDEFYTEPPANDPYIRNLCLAAGGNCPP
- the rpmB gene encoding 50S ribosomal protein L28; the encoded protein is MSRKCQLTGKQANNAYAVSHSHRRNKKLQEANLQEKRVWWAQGKRWVKLRLSTKAIKTLEHKGLAAMAKEAGIDLSKF